A window of the Streptomyces formicae genome harbors these coding sequences:
- a CDS encoding RICIN domain-containing protein, with translation MTDQPIPSAPSTRLALPSVLARDPVMRQFAEAVGRLLSPFHTALADFPRLLDPWRTDPGWLRWLAQVCDAPELSQWGEPAQRAAIESATALTAERGTLNALRHQASLVGWELSVSDPGWVKTAAELPSEAEDHPREGLAVALAWPPSETLDQHAARSLLQSMAQANCPATVPLNIFLGEGYTPTAGLTLPAAFQAHSGGARTVFFYSPGSSAIDPTVGYDLTARRPVPGPSRLDQRWKGLDTTGLTDFVKDAIDAAAYVAEKNCFLLVAGQKVAHWDGTGQRFTRVYDLNTVFPGLGSTTVDDILSVTSGNKKGLYVFSGDTYQHYPSPFTATGKSSHKIKDLYTGELPAEFQRDLDAVVEDPDQDGVHYLLAGPRCAEIHGFAYRATHFIRDLWPGLPVRTSSAQTGGGALGVSELVTTGQPLTVSYYTRGRSSGAQISLYAASKVPFDDRKSLGAPVASRPATESSGSVTIPGTGIQTPGVHTLYYGDPAFGTWLADPAEFTAILPENIRKQGKITLPQAPESGSPITFTWEGIPKAWQQGAAVVVYRGKGPQTQTPSEQAPAAGPLALLTRVAGPSGLAIAPEPGLPPGEWTAFLVARGHSAWLADPALFTVTLAPLDYGTLTLTNGSQGSLPAGIDPVFTVAHSVPVGRQRADGRLRIYPGQDIPQANQLPARDAAWTASVSASSSHYEAKTTGLVPGGYTAYWTAGASPAWLAPPLLFNVEIDPDKPGTLSIKPDQGNTTDITYSVPYSFTGKNIITVFECINGIAEKPVINTGKGTWGAKAILDAPSQHGSTTLNPASFKENLWAPGDYRIHFTGSGGGKLAEPQIYYATLTTPPPKGIQLDTAPDLITDQSDIKVKFSTKYQHEKNYYTTRVGDKQPAGLEIEKANQKGDEQSVTLSKKYLPGKYTIYFFARSSEKVQLAEPATFLVHAAKTTADSVEIVTKSLTFGDPIKINYSTRFGGNTTPGYNSSNNKIKICAQNEEEFKSQAATKKTDTVEFPGDLPPGSYTVHLTGKDGSQLAAPVRFNVAQRTMTFKITDATNDVWDVRHSPVDCTGTTPPGTIPATTGNPNPAIITYTQGNANAAMSGSMTFTAKDTGPETITVRWAMQQNGSVAYSTQGAATLAAEFSPNGTSSWATSSTPASGAPGGGPHAEMHVRLSNQRHRSVSVTYQNFLPWTLARQSAPPPTNAEPSGTLPDQVPQNATSTPCTYTVISSAAPASGTATYQFTQPGQQNQQLVTLSWTSPPYPGRPIYRITPPTGATVQTTGLTILIEEGTYNITNVQHTKVIDLAGTSIIGYDSNGGDNQKWYIARTAGDDILYTIKCRRGSFYLGLDATNGTVAQSAPANWRIESLGNNNAYRIFNAKGTLTLSSPNNETKLTLAPWEENNNQKWKLQKSS, from the coding sequence ATGACCGACCAGCCCATTCCCTCTGCCCCTTCGACACGGCTCGCCCTGCCCTCCGTGCTCGCACGGGACCCGGTTATGCGGCAGTTCGCTGAGGCCGTCGGCCGTCTCTTGTCCCCCTTCCACACCGCGCTGGCGGACTTCCCGCGCTTGCTGGACCCTTGGCGTACCGATCCGGGGTGGCTCAGATGGCTCGCCCAGGTCTGTGACGCCCCGGAACTGTCCCAGTGGGGCGAGCCCGCACAACGCGCCGCCATCGAAAGCGCCACCGCCCTGACCGCCGAACGCGGCACCCTCAACGCGCTGCGGCACCAGGCATCCCTCGTAGGCTGGGAACTGTCGGTGTCCGATCCGGGCTGGGTGAAGACGGCCGCGGAACTTCCCTCCGAAGCTGAAGACCACCCTCGCGAGGGCCTGGCCGTCGCCCTGGCCTGGCCGCCGTCCGAAACCCTCGACCAGCACGCGGCACGAAGCCTGCTGCAGAGCATGGCGCAGGCCAACTGCCCCGCCACAGTGCCACTCAACATCTTCCTCGGCGAGGGCTATACACCCACCGCGGGCCTGACCCTCCCAGCAGCGTTCCAGGCCCACTCCGGGGGAGCCCGTACGGTGTTCTTCTACAGTCCCGGCAGCAGCGCCATCGACCCGACCGTGGGATACGACCTGACCGCCCGGCGCCCCGTCCCCGGCCCCTCCCGCCTGGACCAGCGCTGGAAAGGACTGGACACCACCGGCCTCACCGACTTCGTCAAGGATGCCATCGATGCGGCAGCCTACGTAGCAGAGAAGAACTGTTTCCTCCTGGTGGCCGGCCAGAAAGTAGCGCACTGGGACGGCACCGGCCAGCGGTTCACCCGGGTTTACGACCTCAACACCGTCTTTCCGGGACTTGGCAGCACGACTGTTGATGACATCCTGTCAGTCACCTCGGGAAACAAAAAAGGCCTGTACGTCTTCAGTGGAGATACGTACCAGCACTATCCCTCCCCTTTCACGGCAACCGGCAAGAGCAGCCACAAGATCAAAGACCTCTACACCGGGGAGCTGCCCGCCGAATTCCAGCGGGACCTCGACGCCGTCGTCGAAGACCCGGACCAGGACGGCGTCCACTACCTGCTGGCCGGCCCCCGGTGCGCCGAAATCCACGGATTCGCATACAGGGCCACCCATTTCATCCGCGACCTGTGGCCAGGTCTTCCCGTCCGCACCTCCTCGGCCCAGACCGGCGGCGGCGCTCTGGGCGTCAGTGAACTCGTGACGACCGGACAGCCGCTGACCGTCTCCTACTACACGCGCGGCCGCTCGAGCGGGGCTCAGATCTCCCTCTACGCCGCATCGAAAGTCCCCTTCGACGACCGCAAATCCCTGGGGGCTCCGGTGGCTTCCAGGCCTGCCACGGAGTCAAGCGGTTCTGTCACGATCCCAGGAACTGGTATCCAGACTCCCGGCGTGCACACTCTCTACTACGGTGACCCGGCCTTCGGCACCTGGCTCGCCGACCCCGCCGAATTCACCGCCATCCTCCCCGAGAACATTCGGAAGCAAGGAAAAATCACGCTCCCTCAAGCGCCCGAGAGTGGCTCGCCCATCACTTTCACATGGGAGGGGATCCCCAAAGCCTGGCAGCAAGGCGCGGCCGTCGTCGTGTACCGGGGCAAGGGGCCGCAGACGCAAACACCCAGCGAACAGGCGCCCGCCGCCGGTCCTCTGGCGCTCCTCACACGGGTGGCGGGCCCATCCGGGCTGGCCATCGCGCCGGAACCTGGGCTGCCGCCCGGCGAGTGGACCGCCTTCCTTGTGGCACGCGGCCACAGCGCCTGGCTCGCCGATCCCGCCCTCTTCACCGTCACCCTCGCCCCCTTGGACTACGGCACCCTCACTCTCACAAACGGTTCCCAGGGATCGCTGCCCGCAGGGATAGATCCCGTCTTCACCGTCGCCCACTCCGTCCCCGTGGGGAGGCAGCGAGCGGACGGGCGCCTGCGTATTTACCCGGGCCAGGACATCCCCCAGGCCAACCAGCTGCCCGCCAGGGACGCCGCTTGGACAGCATCCGTCTCCGCCTCAAGCTCGCATTACGAAGCCAAAACCACAGGCCTGGTGCCGGGTGGATACACCGCGTACTGGACCGCCGGGGCCAGCCCAGCCTGGCTGGCGCCCCCCCTCCTCTTCAACGTCGAAATAGACCCGGACAAACCGGGGACCCTCAGCATCAAACCGGATCAAGGCAACACCACGGACATCACTTACTCCGTGCCATATTCCTTTACCGGCAAAAATATCATCACCGTATTCGAGTGCATCAACGGAATTGCAGAGAAGCCCGTCATCAACACCGGCAAAGGAACATGGGGCGCCAAGGCAATCCTGGACGCGCCGAGCCAACACGGCTCGACGACACTGAATCCAGCGAGTTTCAAAGAAAATCTATGGGCGCCAGGAGACTACCGTATCCACTTCACAGGCAGCGGTGGTGGAAAGCTGGCAGAGCCGCAAATCTACTACGCCACACTCACGACACCCCCACCCAAAGGCATCCAGCTCGATACTGCCCCCGACCTCATTACGGACCAGTCGGACATCAAGGTCAAGTTCTCGACAAAATATCAGCATGAAAAGAACTACTACACCACAAGAGTTGGAGACAAGCAACCCGCGGGATTAGAAATCGAAAAAGCCAATCAGAAAGGAGATGAGCAATCGGTCACCTTATCGAAGAAATATCTGCCAGGGAAGTACACCATCTACTTCTTCGCACGCAGTTCAGAGAAGGTCCAGCTGGCTGAACCCGCAACCTTCCTCGTCCACGCCGCAAAAACAACTGCCGATTCCGTCGAAATAGTCACGAAATCCCTCACGTTCGGCGACCCAATTAAAATCAACTACTCCACAAGATTCGGCGGCAACACCACCCCCGGATACAACAGCAGCAACAATAAGATAAAAATCTGTGCCCAAAATGAAGAAGAGTTCAAGTCCCAAGCAGCCACAAAAAAGACAGACACTGTGGAATTCCCTGGCGACCTCCCACCGGGGAGCTACACAGTCCACCTTACCGGCAAGGACGGAAGCCAACTCGCCGCACCCGTTCGTTTCAACGTCGCACAACGGACCATGACCTTCAAGATCACGGACGCGACGAATGACGTATGGGATGTCAGACATTCGCCGGTCGACTGCACTGGAACGACACCCCCCGGCACCATCCCCGCCACCACAGGGAATCCTAACCCCGCCATCATTACGTACACTCAGGGGAATGCAAATGCTGCGATGAGCGGCAGCATGACCTTCACCGCCAAGGACACCGGCCCGGAAACCATCACCGTCCGCTGGGCGATGCAACAGAACGGGTCTGTTGCCTACTCCACTCAAGGAGCAGCGACTCTCGCCGCCGAGTTCTCTCCGAACGGAACCAGCTCGTGGGCCACGTCGTCCACGCCTGCCTCCGGCGCCCCGGGGGGTGGCCCGCACGCTGAGATGCACGTGCGCCTGAGTAACCAGCGGCACCGCTCGGTCTCCGTCACCTATCAAAACTTCCTCCCCTGGACGCTCGCCCGCCAAAGCGCCCCACCCCCCACCAACGCGGAACCCAGCGGCACTCTCCCGGATCAAGTCCCGCAGAACGCCACATCAACCCCGTGCACCTACACCGTCATTTCGTCTGCAGCACCAGCATCCGGAACAGCGACATATCAATTCACCCAACCAGGCCAACAGAACCAACAATTAGTCACCCTCTCCTGGACCAGTCCCCCCTATCCCGGAAGGCCTATCTACCGCATCACCCCACCAACGGGAGCGACAGTGCAGACCACCGGTCTCACTATCCTCATCGAGGAGGGCACATACAACATCACCAACGTCCAGCACACCAAGGTTATCGACCTGGCGGGCACCTCAATCATCGGGTACGACAGCAACGGTGGAGACAACCAGAAGTGGTATATAGCGCGCACCGCCGGCGACGACATTCTCTACACCATCAAGTGCCGTCGCGGCTCCTTCTACCTGGGCCTAGATGCGACCAACGGGACAGTCGCCCAGTCCGCCCCCGCGAATTGGCGGATCGAATCCCTCGGCAACAACAACGCATACCGCATCTTCAACGCCAAGGGCACTCTCACACTCAGCTCCCCCAATAACGAAACTAAGCTCACGCTGGCTCCCTGGGAAGAAAACAACAACCAGAAATGGAAGCTCCAAAAATCCAGTTAG
- a CDS encoding IS110 family transposase — protein MPDDISRLIAALDDVRRLTRRVKDLDKQVPGLLAVLGCTLAEICGVGTVSAMELLVEVAEPCRFRTEAQFARWCGAAPLAVSSGEGHGRARRHRPGRGGNR, from the coding sequence GTGCCTGATGACATCAGCCGCCTGATCGCCGCACTCGACGATGTCCGCCGGCTGACCCGGCGGGTTAAAGATCTCGACAAACAGGTCCCCGGCCTGCTGGCTGTTCTGGGCTGCACGCTGGCCGAGATATGCGGCGTCGGCACGGTCAGTGCCATGGAGCTGCTGGTCGAAGTCGCAGAGCCGTGCAGATTCCGTACCGAGGCCCAGTTCGCCCGCTGGTGCGGTGCCGCTCCGCTGGCTGTCTCCTCAGGTGAGGGCCACGGTCGGGCCCGCCGCCACCGGCCTGGCCGCGGCGGTAACCGGTAG
- a CDS encoding ATP-binding protein, with the protein MSAGPEAEPEARSEGAGSLPGSQDGTAAGQWHLLGRLAVLERRIHRMVAPDSAASQDAAAGVWEQMYVSQDEVVRLLQEPSVWPVGPDADERRLLQRVEEAADAAEAAGHRLPLRDLARAFALTEQDVAILLVALAPHLDSRYERFYGYLNHGAAGCHATVDTALRLTGQPAASGAVRSRITSGPAARYGLWKLADEDRPFLTRSLQAADRVVAHLLAQDVTDPTITALVSSPVLRPLETASLRGHTDRLETALAGQQVVYLRGPETHQADGITADQALNALTGTAPLTVDLSLLAREADPAGILIAIAREAKLRDHGLRAGPVEALGEEAARLLPLLIRLCEPLTPLVLTGGIPWRLGWSPVPVQEMDPPAWTSAERAQAWRQALGDPAVVLEEHESVVQAMAPYSLGPQDITRAVESARVRAEIDRVPLDARLLQAAARRQYASDFGRLARRIRPAATWDDLVVPETVLTQLHDLTRRARFREHVLTAWRMRPGDGRGHSVCALFTGGSGTGKTLAAEVVAADIGLDLYVINLATVVDKYIGETEKNLERLFTTAEQANAVLFFDEADAIFGKRSETKDAHDRYANIETAYLLQRLERYDGVAILASNLFTNIDQAFIRRFDMITHFPKPDENLRRELWDRCLGHDVPRDDGLDLEHLARTFDLAGGDIRCCTTTAAYQAAETNQPITTHTLLQAIRHEYTKIGRLVDTEKFTPPPEPRQDSRRVGQLDG; encoded by the coding sequence ATGTCCGCCGGGCCGGAGGCGGAGCCCGAAGCACGGTCCGAGGGAGCGGGATCACTGCCCGGAAGCCAGGACGGGACAGCTGCCGGGCAGTGGCATTTGTTGGGGCGTCTGGCAGTGCTGGAGCGGCGGATCCATCGCATGGTGGCGCCTGATTCTGCCGCGTCTCAGGATGCTGCCGCCGGTGTCTGGGAGCAGATGTATGTATCCCAGGACGAAGTCGTCCGCTTGTTGCAAGAGCCCTCCGTCTGGCCGGTGGGACCGGATGCGGACGAGCGGAGACTGTTGCAGAGGGTCGAGGAGGCCGCCGACGCGGCCGAAGCCGCAGGGCACCGGCTGCCTCTGCGCGACCTTGCACGCGCTTTCGCTCTGACGGAGCAGGATGTCGCGATCCTGCTGGTAGCGCTCGCTCCGCATCTGGACAGCCGGTACGAGCGGTTCTACGGATATCTCAATCATGGCGCGGCCGGCTGCCACGCCACGGTGGACACCGCTCTGCGGCTGACGGGACAACCGGCTGCCAGCGGGGCCGTACGTTCCCGGATCACCAGCGGTCCCGCAGCCCGCTATGGGCTGTGGAAACTGGCGGACGAGGACCGTCCGTTCCTGACACGTTCCCTGCAGGCGGCCGACCGCGTCGTAGCCCACCTCCTCGCCCAGGACGTCACGGACCCCACGATCACCGCCCTGGTGTCATCCCCGGTACTCCGCCCTCTTGAGACCGCTTCCTTACGTGGGCATACCGACCGGCTCGAGACGGCACTGGCCGGGCAGCAGGTCGTCTACTTGCGAGGGCCGGAGACGCACCAGGCCGATGGCATCACCGCGGACCAGGCCCTGAACGCCCTGACAGGGACGGCGCCGCTCACTGTCGACCTGAGCCTGCTGGCCAGAGAAGCAGACCCGGCCGGGATACTCATCGCCATTGCGCGGGAGGCCAAGCTGCGCGATCACGGCCTCCGGGCCGGCCCTGTCGAGGCCCTGGGAGAGGAAGCGGCACGGCTGCTGCCGCTCCTGATACGGCTGTGCGAGCCTCTCACCCCACTCGTCCTGACCGGGGGCATTCCCTGGCGCCTGGGGTGGAGTCCTGTCCCTGTGCAGGAAATGGACCCGCCGGCATGGACGTCGGCAGAGCGCGCGCAGGCATGGCGTCAAGCACTCGGGGATCCGGCCGTGGTGCTGGAGGAACACGAGTCGGTGGTCCAGGCGATGGCACCGTACAGCCTGGGGCCGCAAGACATCACCCGGGCCGTGGAAAGTGCCCGTGTACGCGCGGAGATCGACCGTGTCCCATTGGACGCCCGCCTGCTGCAGGCAGCCGCGCGGCGCCAGTACGCCAGCGACTTCGGCCGTCTCGCCCGCCGCATCCGACCGGCCGCCACCTGGGATGACCTCGTGGTCCCCGAGACCGTCCTGACACAGCTGCACGACCTGACCCGCCGTGCCCGCTTCCGCGAACATGTCCTGACAGCCTGGCGCATGCGCCCCGGAGACGGACGCGGACACAGCGTATGCGCCCTGTTCACCGGCGGATCCGGCACGGGCAAGACCTTGGCAGCCGAGGTGGTGGCCGCCGACATCGGCCTGGACCTCTACGTCATCAACCTGGCCACCGTCGTGGACAAATACATCGGCGAAACGGAGAAAAACCTCGAACGCCTCTTCACCACCGCGGAGCAGGCCAACGCGGTCCTCTTCTTCGACGAAGCCGACGCCATCTTCGGCAAACGCTCCGAGACCAAGGACGCCCACGACCGCTACGCCAACATCGAAACCGCCTACCTGCTCCAACGCCTGGAGCGGTACGACGGCGTGGCCATCCTGGCGAGCAACCTGTTCACCAACATCGACCAGGCCTTCATCCGCCGATTCGACATGATCACGCACTTCCCCAAACCGGACGAGAACCTGCGACGTGAGCTGTGGGACCGCTGCCTGGGCCACGATGTCCCGCGCGACGACGGCCTCGATCTTGAGCACCTCGCCCGCACCTTCGACCTCGCCGGCGGCGACATCCGCTGCTGCACCACCACCGCCGCCTACCAGGCGGCCGAGACCAACCAGCCCATCACCACCCACACCCTCCTACAGGCCATACGTCACGAATACACTAAAATCGGACGACTCGTCGACACAGAGAAGTTCACGCCCCCTCCCGAACCTCGTCAGGACAGCCGCCGGGTGGGTCAACTCGACGGCTGA
- a CDS encoding DUF4255 domain-containing protein, producing the protein MMIEYVDLQLEKWLKEGAGRLIVTEVEVKFDPPTSKNVSEPARPIVDAYLYDVREDLSRRAAGSIPVIESPPEEWPKGKPYVSATDAPPRYLRLSYMITAWAQLPKTAHMLLSRVYVRLAKESKMSIQVSEHGTVRADVEVGRPPMEDRILSELWSTFGSPLTPLLNVTVTVPMLDIFLREDLTRNRVVPGGVRTSVTNPEEGPQAVAARLRQASGTSEEERAGTS; encoded by the coding sequence ATGATGATCGAGTATGTAGATTTACAACTGGAGAAGTGGCTGAAGGAGGGCGCCGGCAGGCTGATAGTGACCGAAGTTGAGGTGAAATTCGATCCGCCGACCAGTAAGAATGTGTCCGAACCTGCTCGGCCGATCGTGGATGCCTACCTGTACGACGTGCGGGAGGATCTCTCACGCCGGGCCGCAGGCAGCATACCCGTTATCGAATCCCCGCCGGAGGAGTGGCCCAAGGGGAAACCGTATGTATCAGCCACAGACGCCCCGCCCCGCTACCTGCGCCTGTCCTACATGATCACCGCGTGGGCTCAGCTTCCCAAGACAGCGCACATGCTGCTTTCTCGGGTTTACGTTCGCCTGGCAAAAGAGTCGAAAATGTCGATTCAGGTTTCTGAGCACGGGACGGTGCGTGCGGATGTGGAGGTAGGCCGGCCTCCCATGGAGGACCGGATCCTTTCGGAACTGTGGAGCACTTTTGGAAGTCCTCTCACCCCCCTGCTGAATGTCACCGTCACCGTGCCGATGCTGGACATCTTCCTTCGTGAGGACCTGACACGGAACCGCGTCGTTCCCGGCGGTGTGCGCACTTCCGTCACCAACCCTGAGGAAGGACCGCAGGCCGTCGCGGCCAGGCTCCGGCAGGCCTCTGGTACCAGCGAGGAAGAACGGGCGGGTACCTCATGA